The proteins below come from a single Asanoa ferruginea genomic window:
- a CDS encoding MarR family winged helix-turn-helix transcriptional regulator translates to MPEESAVRAARELRVVVGRLRRRLRALPGSGALTPSQTSLLTRLGKEGPASASVLAAAEGVRPQSVATLLAALDERGLIDRRPDPVDGRRQVISLSAAGRQMFESDSRAREEWLARSFEDRFTEAERQTVVAALALLDRLAE, encoded by the coding sequence ATGCCTGAGGAGTCGGCCGTGCGCGCTGCCCGCGAACTGCGCGTCGTGGTCGGCCGCTTGCGCCGCCGGCTGCGCGCGCTACCCGGCTCCGGCGCGCTGACTCCCTCGCAGACCTCGCTGCTCACCCGGCTCGGCAAGGAAGGCCCGGCGTCGGCGAGCGTGCTCGCGGCCGCCGAAGGGGTCCGGCCGCAGTCGGTGGCGACCCTGCTCGCGGCGCTCGACGAGCGGGGCTTGATCGACCGCCGCCCGGACCCGGTCGACGGCCGGCGCCAGGTCATCTCGCTCAGCGCGGCCGGCCGGCAAATGTTCGAGTCCGACAGCCGGGCCCGCGAGGAGTGGCTGGCCCGGTCGTTCGAGGACCGGTTCACCGAGGCCGAACGCCAGACCGTGGTCGCGGCGCTCGCGCTGCTCGACAGGCTGGCGGAGTGA
- a CDS encoding DUF4383 domain-containing protein, producing MAHFPLNHPLRPLYRTLAGLTGTYILIFGCVSLTRTVGNTLFSRDSTWALGLRTNLAFAIISVIWGLILVTANLIGGNIEHYTNLAGAVLFMVTGIYMVAFMQTAANFLNFSVSTAILSLVFGLVLLVAGMYDKTGSPERARTEQAFKTTSVPPRTAPRR from the coding sequence ATGGCGCACTTCCCGCTCAATCACCCGCTCCGGCCGCTCTACCGGACGCTCGCCGGGCTCACCGGCACCTACATCCTGATCTTCGGCTGTGTCTCGTTGACCAGGACGGTCGGTAACACGCTGTTCTCGCGGGACAGCACCTGGGCGTTGGGGCTGCGTACCAATCTGGCGTTCGCCATCATCTCGGTGATCTGGGGCCTGATCCTCGTGACGGCCAACCTGATCGGCGGCAACATCGAGCACTACACCAACCTCGCCGGTGCCGTGCTGTTCATGGTCACCGGGATCTACATGGTGGCGTTCATGCAGACCGCGGCCAACTTCCTGAACTTCTCGGTCTCGACCGCGATCCTGTCGTTGGTCTTCGGCCTCGTGCTGCTGGTCGCCGGGATGTACGACAAGACCGGCAGCCCCGAGCGAGCACGCACGGAACAGGCCTTCAAGACGACTTCGGTCCCGCCGCGCACCGCGCCCCGCCGCTAG
- the metG gene encoding methionine--tRNA ligase, producing the protein MSHVLAAVAWPYANGPRHIGHVSGFGVPADVFSRYMRMAGHDVLMVSGTDEHGTPIQVQADSEGVTPRELADRYNRVIVEDLHGLGLSYDLFTRTTTGNHYQVVQDLFDGLYRNGYIVAKTTLGAISPSTGRTLPDRYIEGTCPICGYGSARGDQCDNCGNQLDPEQLINPRSRINGETPEFVETEHFFLDLPAVAEALAAWLDTRDGWRPNVLRFSRNLLDDLQPRAITRDLEWGVPIPLDGWRDRTDKRIYVWFDAVIGYLSASIEWARRTGDPSAWKKWWSADGEGKDAAAYYFMGKDNIVFHSVIWPAILLGYSGQGSRGGSPGDLGTLNLPTEVVSSEFLTMEGRKFSSSRQVVIYVRDFLERYDADALRYFIAVAGPESQDTDFTWAEFLRRNNDELVAGWGNLVNRSISMAAKNFGEIPAAGSLTPEDEALLAVAKAGFGTVGGLIEKSRQKQAIGEAMRVVAEANKYLSEQAPWKLKDEADKPRMGTILHVALQVVSDANTMLTPFLPHSAQKVHELLGGTGVHAPMPSIEVVSDLDGGPSYPVLTGDYTVGARWESVPIEAGRALATPKPVFKKLDPSIVEEELGRLG; encoded by the coding sequence ATGAGTCACGTTCTCGCCGCGGTCGCCTGGCCCTACGCCAACGGCCCGCGTCACATCGGCCATGTTTCCGGCTTTGGCGTCCCCGCCGACGTGTTCAGCCGATACATGCGGATGGCCGGGCACGACGTGCTCATGGTGTCGGGCACCGACGAGCACGGCACCCCCATCCAGGTGCAGGCCGACAGCGAGGGCGTTACCCCGCGCGAGCTGGCCGACCGCTACAACCGGGTGATCGTCGAAGACCTGCACGGCCTGGGGCTCTCCTACGACCTCTTCACTCGCACCACGACCGGCAACCACTACCAGGTGGTGCAGGACCTGTTCGACGGGCTCTACCGCAACGGCTACATCGTCGCGAAGACCACGCTCGGGGCTATCTCCCCGTCGACCGGCCGCACGCTGCCCGACCGCTACATCGAGGGCACCTGCCCGATCTGCGGCTACGGCAGCGCGCGCGGCGACCAGTGCGACAACTGCGGCAACCAGCTCGACCCGGAGCAGCTGATCAACCCGCGCTCCCGGATCAACGGCGAGACGCCGGAGTTCGTGGAGACCGAGCACTTCTTCCTCGACCTGCCCGCCGTGGCCGAGGCGCTGGCCGCCTGGCTCGACACCCGCGACGGCTGGCGCCCCAACGTGCTGCGCTTCTCCCGCAACCTGCTCGACGACCTCCAGCCCCGGGCGATCACCCGCGACCTCGAGTGGGGCGTCCCGATCCCGCTCGACGGCTGGCGCGACCGCACCGACAAGCGGATCTACGTCTGGTTCGACGCGGTGATCGGCTACCTTTCGGCATCGATCGAGTGGGCCCGCCGCACCGGTGACCCGTCGGCGTGGAAGAAGTGGTGGTCGGCCGACGGCGAGGGCAAAGACGCCGCCGCCTACTACTTCATGGGCAAAGACAACATCGTCTTCCACTCGGTGATCTGGCCGGCGATCCTGCTCGGCTATTCGGGCCAGGGCTCCCGTGGCGGCTCGCCCGGCGACCTGGGCACGCTCAACTTGCCCACCGAGGTCGTCTCCAGCGAGTTCCTCACCATGGAGGGCCGCAAGTTCTCGTCGTCGCGCCAGGTGGTCATCTACGTGCGCGACTTCCTGGAGCGCTACGACGCCGACGCGCTGCGCTATTTCATCGCGGTCGCCGGCCCGGAGAGCCAGGACACCGACTTCACCTGGGCCGAGTTCCTCCGCCGCAACAACGACGAGCTGGTCGCCGGCTGGGGCAACCTGGTCAACCGCTCGATCTCGATGGCGGCGAAGAACTTCGGCGAGATCCCGGCCGCGGGTTCGTTGACCCCGGAAGACGAGGCCCTGCTCGCGGTGGCGAAGGCGGGCTTCGGCACGGTCGGCGGCCTGATCGAGAAGAGCCGCCAGAAGCAGGCGATCGGCGAGGCCATGCGGGTGGTCGCCGAGGCCAACAAATACCTGTCGGAGCAGGCGCCGTGGAAGCTCAAGGACGAGGCCGACAAGCCCAGGATGGGCACGATCCTGCACGTCGCGCTCCAGGTGGTCAGCGACGCCAACACGATGCTGACCCCGTTCCTGCCACACTCGGCGCAGAAGGTGCACGAGCTGCTCGGCGGCACGGGCGTACACGCCCCGATGCCATCGATCGAGGTCGTCTCCGACCTCGACGGCGGCCCGTCCTACCCGGTCCTGACCGGCGACTACACGGTCGGCGCCCGCTGGGAGTCCGTGCCAATCGAGGCCGGCCGCGCCCTGGCCACCCCGAAGCCGGTCTTCAAGAAGCTCGACCCGTCGATCGTGGAAGAGGAGCTGGGCCGGCTCGGCTGA
- a CDS encoding MarR family winged helix-turn-helix transcriptional regulator, with the protein MSWDQAAAALTAAVRENQRATEAFDAAVAERLGVNRTDGACLDVLDQLGGAATAGELAAALRLTSGSTTTMIDRLTRRGYVTRVPDPADRRRVVVTLTPAARERIGEIFGPVAAAGAEVFRPYSAAQLDLVRELLTAATAALTAQIDRLGR; encoded by the coding sequence GTGAGTTGGGATCAGGCGGCCGCCGCACTGACGGCGGCGGTGCGGGAAAACCAGCGGGCGACCGAGGCGTTCGACGCGGCCGTCGCGGAGCGGCTCGGCGTCAACCGCACCGACGGCGCCTGCCTCGACGTGCTCGACCAGCTCGGCGGCGCGGCCACGGCCGGTGAGCTGGCCGCCGCGCTGCGCCTCACCAGCGGCTCGACCACGACGATGATCGACCGGCTGACCCGCAGGGGGTACGTGACGCGGGTGCCCGATCCGGCCGACCGGCGGCGGGTCGTGGTCACCCTGACGCCGGCCGCCCGGGAGCGGATCGGCGAGATCTTCGGCCCGGTCGCGGCGGCCGGCGCGGAGGTCTTCCGGCCCTACTCGGCGGCCCAGCTCGACCTGGTCCGCGAGCTGCTCACCGCCGCGACCGCGGCGCTGACGGCCCAGATCGACCGGCTCGGCCGGTGA
- a CDS encoding ABC-F family ATP-binding cassette domain-containing protein: MANIVNLDRVSKGYGAAGLLLTGVSAGIDDADRIGVVGLNGAGKSTLLRLITRQEEPDEGRVTLRRDLRVAALPQTMSFDPEATVRDVVIGTAWLAEGLGAEHEWAGDAGVRAILDGLGMPHLGLDQPVGPMSGGERRRVALAALLVRPADLLVLDEPTNHLDVAGVDWLARHLTGRKGALVVVTHDRWFLDAVCTSTWEVADQTIRAYEGGYAAWILARAERERVAAATEARRQNLLRKEIAWLRRGPPARTSKPRFRIDAANALIADVPPPRDTLSLQRLATARLGKQVYDLSNVFLKAGDKPILDDLTWQVGPGDRIALLGANGAGKTTLLRLLAGRSTQAAGRFTVGATVKPAFLSQELAELPGHLRVLEAVEEVARRVNFGGRELSASQLAEMFGFVDRPSGGGTRTSSLWTPVSDLSGGERRRLQMLRLLAAEPNVLLFDEPTNDLDTDTLASLEDLLDSWPGTLVVASHDRYLVERVTDVVFGMFGDGRLVHLPGGVDEYLARVSGAPAVALSAPTTAAAPDERTGMSAADVRAARKDLVRLERTVSRLTEREAALHDELATHATDYAKVADLDSRLRELRAERERAEEEWLTLAEQVDAS; the protein is encoded by the coding sequence ATGGCGAATATCGTCAACTTGGACCGGGTGTCCAAGGGCTACGGCGCGGCCGGGCTATTGCTCACGGGGGTCTCGGCGGGGATCGACGACGCCGACCGGATCGGTGTGGTCGGCCTCAACGGCGCCGGCAAGTCAACCCTGCTGCGGCTGATCACCCGGCAGGAGGAGCCCGACGAGGGGCGCGTGACGCTGCGCCGCGACCTGCGGGTGGCCGCCCTGCCGCAGACGATGTCGTTCGACCCGGAAGCCACCGTGCGGGATGTCGTGATCGGCACCGCCTGGCTCGCCGAAGGCCTCGGCGCCGAGCACGAGTGGGCCGGCGACGCCGGTGTCCGGGCGATCCTCGACGGCCTCGGCATGCCACACCTCGGCCTCGACCAGCCGGTCGGCCCGATGTCCGGTGGCGAGCGGCGCCGGGTGGCGCTGGCCGCGCTGCTGGTGCGCCCGGCCGACCTGCTGGTGCTCGACGAGCCGACCAACCACCTCGACGTCGCCGGTGTCGACTGGCTGGCCCGGCACCTCACCGGCCGCAAGGGCGCGCTGGTCGTGGTCACCCACGACCGGTGGTTCCTCGACGCGGTCTGCACCAGCACGTGGGAGGTCGCCGATCAGACCATCCGCGCGTACGAGGGCGGTTACGCGGCCTGGATCCTGGCCCGGGCCGAGCGCGAGCGGGTCGCGGCGGCCACCGAGGCCCGCCGGCAGAACCTGCTGCGCAAGGAGATCGCCTGGTTGCGCCGCGGTCCACCGGCCCGCACCTCGAAGCCGCGGTTCCGGATCGACGCGGCCAACGCGCTGATCGCCGACGTGCCGCCGCCGCGCGACACGCTCTCGCTGCAACGGCTGGCCACCGCCCGGCTCGGCAAGCAGGTCTACGACCTGTCCAACGTGTTCCTGAAAGCCGGCGACAAGCCGATCCTCGACGACCTGACCTGGCAGGTCGGGCCCGGCGACCGGATCGCGCTGCTCGGCGCCAACGGCGCGGGCAAGACCACGCTGCTGCGACTGCTCGCCGGCCGGTCGACCCAGGCCGCCGGCCGGTTCACCGTCGGTGCCACGGTCAAGCCCGCCTTCCTCTCGCAGGAGTTGGCCGAGCTGCCGGGTCACCTGCGGGTGCTGGAGGCCGTCGAAGAAGTGGCCCGCCGGGTCAACTTCGGCGGTCGCGAGCTATCGGCCTCGCAGCTCGCCGAGATGTTCGGCTTCGTCGACCGCCCGTCCGGCGGCGGCACCCGCACGTCGAGCCTGTGGACGCCGGTCAGCGACCTGTCCGGTGGCGAGCGCCGCCGGCTCCAGATGCTCCGGCTGCTGGCCGCCGAGCCCAACGTGCTGCTGTTCGACGAGCCGACCAACGACCTCGACACCGACACGCTCGCGTCGCTGGAAGACCTGCTCGACTCCTGGCCGGGCACGCTGGTCGTCGCCTCGCACGACCGCTACCTGGTCGAACGGGTCACCGACGTGGTCTTCGGGATGTTCGGCGACGGCCGGCTGGTGCACCTGCCCGGCGGCGTCGACGAGTATCTGGCCCGGGTGAGCGGCGCCCCGGCGGTGGCTCTGTCCGCCCCGACGACGGCTGCCGCACCTGACGAACGCACCGGCATGTCGGCGGCCGACGTGCGGGCGGCCCGCAAGGACCTGGTCCGGCTCGAGCGGACGGTCAGCCGGCTGACCGAGCGGGAGGCGGCGCTGCACGACGAACTGGCCACCCACGCCACCGACTACGCGAAGGTCGCCGACCTCGACAGCCGGCTCCGCGAACTGCGCGCGGAGCGTGAGCGCGCCGAGGAGGAATGGCTGACCCTGGCCGAGCAGGTAGACGCTTCGTAA
- a CDS encoding 4-(cytidine 5'-diphospho)-2-C-methyl-D-erythritol kinase, which translates to MTEAWEPEDDRPRLGASGPVKVKVPAKINLHLGVGPVRADGYHELSTVYHAIALHDELTARRGDTLTLTMEGVGAGELALDESNLAIRAARALARHAGVPAHARLHLRKQIPLAAGLAGGSADAAAALVACDALWGTGMSRDELAAIASEIGSDVPFLVYGGTALGTGRGETVSPVLARPTTWHWVVAIADGGLATPAVYSELDRIRALRAAPPPLGSADDLLAALRQRDPEVLADALGNDLQAAALSLRPQLADVLKTGRAAGALAGLVSGSGPTCVFLAYDQSEAAMVASALEAAGVCREARTTTGPVAGARVV; encoded by the coding sequence GTGACCGAAGCGTGGGAGCCGGAGGACGACCGTCCCCGGCTGGGAGCCTCCGGTCCGGTCAAGGTCAAGGTGCCAGCGAAGATCAACTTGCACCTTGGTGTCGGTCCGGTCCGGGCCGACGGCTATCACGAGCTGAGCACCGTCTATCACGCGATCGCGCTGCACGACGAGCTGACCGCCCGCCGCGGCGACACGCTGACCCTCACGATGGAGGGCGTCGGCGCCGGTGAGCTGGCGCTCGACGAGAGCAACCTGGCCATCCGCGCCGCCCGCGCGCTGGCCCGGCACGCCGGCGTCCCTGCACACGCCCGCCTGCACCTGCGCAAGCAGATCCCGCTGGCGGCCGGGCTGGCCGGTGGCAGTGCCGACGCGGCCGCCGCTTTGGTCGCCTGCGACGCGCTCTGGGGCACCGGCATGTCCCGCGACGAGCTGGCCGCGATCGCCAGCGAGATCGGTTCCGACGTGCCATTCCTGGTGTACGGCGGCACCGCGCTCGGCACCGGCCGCGGCGAGACGGTCAGCCCGGTGCTGGCCCGCCCCACCACCTGGCACTGGGTGGTGGCGATCGCCGACGGCGGCCTGGCCACCCCGGCCGTCTACAGCGAGCTCGACCGGATCCGCGCCCTGCGCGCCGCCCCGCCGCCGCTGGGCAGCGCCGACGACCTGCTCGCCGCGTTGCGCCAGCGCGACCCCGAGGTGCTCGCCGACGCGCTCGGCAACGACCTCCAGGCGGCCGCCCTGTCGCTGCGCCCGCAACTCGCCGACGTGCTCAAGACCGGCCGGGCCGCGGGTGCGCTCGCCGGCCTCGTCTCGGGCTCGGGCCCGACCTGTGTCTTCCTCGCCTACGACCAGTCCGAGGCGGCCATGGTGGCCAGCGCGCTCGAGGCCGCCGGGGTCTGCCGCGAGGCCCGCACCACCACCGGCCCCGTGGCGGGAGCCCGGGTCGTCTGA
- the rsmA gene encoding 16S rRNA (adenine(1518)-N(6)/adenine(1519)-N(6))-dimethyltransferase RsmA, protein MTELLGPAEIRVLASRLGVAPTKRLGQNFVHDPNTVRRIVATAGLAADEVVLEVGPGLGSLTLGLLAAGARVQAVEIDPVLAGALEQTARDRGAPEGRLTVHAADALRITAAELRPAPTALVANLPYNVAVPVVLNLLAELPTLRHGLVMVQKEVADRLTATPGGKVYGIPSVKLAWYAAARPAGRVPPSVFWPVPNVDSGLVGFTRREPPRADVPRADVFRVVDAAFAQRRKTLRAALAGWAGGPERAAQVLVAAGVDPGARGESLAVGAFADIAAAANVTAHRSE, encoded by the coding sequence GTGACCGAACTGCTGGGGCCGGCCGAGATCCGGGTGCTTGCGAGCCGGCTCGGGGTGGCGCCGACCAAGCGGCTCGGGCAGAACTTCGTGCACGACCCCAACACCGTGCGGCGGATCGTCGCGACCGCCGGGCTCGCGGCCGACGAGGTGGTCCTGGAGGTCGGGCCCGGGTTGGGTTCGCTGACCCTCGGGCTGCTCGCGGCCGGCGCCCGGGTGCAGGCCGTCGAGATCGACCCGGTGCTGGCCGGCGCGCTGGAGCAGACCGCTCGCGACCGCGGTGCCCCGGAAGGGCGGCTCACCGTGCACGCCGCCGACGCCCTGCGGATCACCGCAGCCGAGTTGCGGCCCGCGCCGACCGCGCTGGTCGCCAACCTGCCCTACAACGTGGCCGTGCCGGTCGTGCTGAACCTGCTCGCCGAGCTGCCGACCCTGCGGCACGGGCTGGTCATGGTGCAGAAAGAGGTCGCCGACCGGTTGACCGCTACGCCGGGCGGCAAGGTCTACGGGATCCCCTCGGTCAAGCTGGCCTGGTATGCCGCCGCCCGCCCCGCCGGCCGGGTGCCGCCGAGCGTGTTCTGGCCGGTGCCCAACGTCGACTCCGGCCTGGTCGGGTTCACCCGACGGGAGCCGCCGCGGGCCGACGTACCCCGGGCGGATGTTTTTCGGGTTGTCGATGCCGCGTTCGCGCAGCGTCGCAAGACCCTGCGCGCGGCCCTCGCCGGTTGGGCCGGCGGTCCGGAGCGTGCGGCGCAGGTGCTGGTCGCCGCCGGTGTCGATCCGGGCGCCCGCGGCGAGTCGCTGGCCGTGGGCGCGTTCGCCGACATCGCGGCGGCGGCCAACGTGACCGCACACCGCTCCGAGTAG
- a CDS encoding isochorismatase family protein has translation MTLTTLDTRSALVVIDLQQGVAAMQTVPHAAGDVLARSAALADAFRAHQLPVVRVRVSFAPDFADAAPGRTEATGRAAAGMPADWDRLVDERPGDLVVTKHNWSAFYGTDLDLQLRRRGITQLVLTGIATSIGVESTARSAYEHGYNVTLAVDAMGDAQEEAHRNSVERIFPRLGETGTAAEIAELLEKTRG, from the coding sequence ATGACACTGACCACTTTGGACACCCGCAGCGCGCTCGTCGTCATCGACCTGCAGCAGGGTGTCGCCGCGATGCAGACGGTGCCGCACGCGGCCGGCGACGTGCTGGCGCGTTCGGCGGCGCTGGCCGACGCGTTCCGCGCGCACCAGCTTCCGGTCGTGCGGGTGCGGGTCTCGTTCGCACCGGACTTCGCCGACGCCGCGCCGGGTCGCACCGAGGCCACCGGCCGGGCCGCCGCCGGCATGCCGGCCGACTGGGACCGGCTGGTCGACGAGCGCCCCGGCGACCTGGTGGTCACCAAGCACAACTGGTCGGCGTTCTACGGCACCGACCTCGACCTCCAGCTCCGCCGGCGCGGGATCACCCAGCTGGTGCTGACCGGCATCGCGACCAGCATCGGCGTCGAGTCAACGGCTCGTTCGGCGTACGAGCACGGCTACAACGTCACCCTCGCGGTCGACGCGATGGGCGACGCCCAGGAGGAAGCACACCGCAACAGCGTGGAACGGATCTTCCCGCGGCTGGGGGAGACCGGCACGGCGGCGGAGATCGCCGAACTCCTGGAGAAGACGCGCGGTTAG
- a CDS encoding VOC family protein produces the protein MFKPTRPFSGFSVDDIPAAKRFYGDTLGLPVSELNGMLMIDIGAGAEVLVYPKANHQPASFTILNFPVADIVSAVDDLAGRGITFERYEGMPHDEKGIVRGNGPDIAWFTDPAGNVLSVLSDR, from the coding sequence ATGTTCAAGCCCACCCGGCCGTTCAGCGGTTTCTCGGTCGACGACATCCCGGCCGCCAAGCGGTTCTACGGTGACACGCTCGGGCTGCCGGTCTCCGAGCTCAACGGGATGCTGATGATCGACATCGGCGCCGGTGCCGAGGTGCTCGTCTACCCCAAGGCCAACCACCAGCCGGCCTCGTTCACGATCCTCAACTTCCCGGTCGCCGACATCGTGTCGGCCGTCGACGACCTGGCCGGCCGGGGCATCACGTTCGAGCGCTACGAGGGCATGCCACACGACGAGAAGGGCATCGTGCGCGGCAACGGCCCCGACATCGCCTGGTTCACCGACCCGGCCGGCAACGTCCTATCCGTTTTGTCAGACCGCTAA
- a CDS encoding DUF4383 domain-containing protein: protein MSTHNPINHPARSTYRVLTGLSGLYLVIFGGIGAATTGGDGLFAQDGGSVLGQGTNLANSLLSIVIGAIVLIATVLGRNIDVAVNRVFSYVLMALGLATLATIRTDANYLGHTLATSIVMMGLGTLLLLAGMYGRVGSEDEHQAWQRARLEF from the coding sequence GTGAGCACGCACAACCCGATCAACCACCCCGCCCGCTCGACCTACCGGGTGCTGACCGGCCTGTCCGGGCTCTACCTGGTGATCTTCGGCGGGATCGGCGCGGCGACCACCGGTGGCGACGGGCTCTTCGCGCAGGACGGCGGCTCGGTGCTGGGCCAGGGCACCAACCTGGCCAACTCGCTGCTGAGCATCGTGATCGGCGCCATCGTGCTGATCGCGACCGTGCTCGGCCGCAACATCGACGTGGCGGTCAACCGGGTCTTCTCGTACGTGCTGATGGCGCTCGGTCTGGCCACGCTCGCGACGATCCGCACCGACGCCAACTACCTGGGCCACACGCTCGCGACCAGCATCGTGATGATGGGCCTGGGCACCCTGCTGCTGCTCGCCGGCATGTATGGCCGGGTCGGCTCGGAGGACGAGCACCAGGCGTGGCAGCGGGCCCGTCTGGAGTTCTGA
- a CDS encoding MFS transporter: MTTAAVTPAAPPAARFDRRLIAPMILGSVLNPINSSMIAVALIPIGIALGAPPSDTAWLVSGLYLATAVGQPVVGRLVDTYGPRRLYLIGGVLVGAAGLVGTFSPDLWVLVIARVLLGLGTCAGYPAAMYLIRRSGAESPAGVLTALAVSAQTISVVGPTLGGLLIGVGGWRTIFAVNIPLAVACLVLGARRLPRTPLPATRARVDLLGIALFTVLLTTLLLVLMRPAHWYLLPITVLAGAALAVRELRTPEPFWDLRVFGGNLPLLATYGRNLLSYVIAYGFIYGFTQWLEAGRGLSASVTGLVLLPTFVAAMVVSTLTGRRAAVRGKLVVGSLVQVAGALLLLTAGPHSGVLLLGAVALVAGVPQGLNGLANQSALYHQADPARIGAAAGLLRTFMYLGAIVAAAANGAFFAHGADTTGLHRLALFLLVVAALLLAATVADRSLGRVGTKKG; encoded by the coding sequence GTGACCACGGCCGCCGTCACGCCCGCGGCACCACCGGCCGCCCGGTTCGACCGCCGGCTGATCGCGCCGATGATCCTCGGCTCCGTCCTCAACCCGATCAACTCGTCGATGATCGCGGTGGCGCTGATCCCGATCGGCATCGCGCTCGGCGCGCCACCCTCCGACACCGCCTGGCTGGTCTCCGGTCTCTACCTGGCCACCGCGGTCGGGCAGCCGGTGGTCGGCCGGCTGGTCGACACCTACGGCCCGCGCCGGCTCTACCTGATCGGCGGCGTGCTGGTCGGCGCCGCCGGGCTGGTCGGCACGTTCTCGCCCGACCTGTGGGTGCTGGTGATCGCCCGGGTGCTGCTCGGCCTCGGCACCTGCGCCGGCTACCCGGCCGCGATGTATCTCATCCGCCGGTCCGGCGCGGAAAGCCCGGCCGGCGTGCTGACCGCGCTCGCCGTCTCGGCCCAGACCATCTCGGTGGTCGGGCCTACGCTCGGCGGCCTCCTGATCGGCGTCGGCGGCTGGCGCACGATCTTCGCGGTCAACATCCCGCTCGCCGTCGCCTGCCTGGTGCTCGGCGCCCGCCGGTTGCCGCGCACCCCGCTGCCGGCCACCCGGGCGCGGGTCGACCTGCTGGGCATCGCGCTGTTCACGGTGCTGCTCACCACGCTGCTGCTGGTGCTGATGCGGCCGGCGCACTGGTATCTGCTGCCGATCACCGTGCTCGCCGGCGCCGCTCTTGCCGTCCGCGAACTCCGTACCCCCGAACCGTTTTGGGATCTGCGGGTGTTCGGCGGCAACCTGCCGCTGCTCGCGACCTACGGGCGCAACCTGCTGAGCTACGTCATCGCGTACGGCTTCATCTACGGCTTCACCCAGTGGCTGGAGGCCGGCCGCGGGTTGAGCGCGTCGGTGACCGGCCTGGTGCTGCTGCCCACGTTCGTGGCCGCCATGGTGGTCTCGACGCTGACCGGCCGGCGGGCCGCGGTGCGCGGCAAGCTCGTGGTGGGCAGTCTCGTGCAGGTGGCCGGCGCGCTCCTGCTGCTGACCGCCGGCCCGCACAGCGGCGTCCTGCTGCTCGGCGCGGTCGCGCTGGTTGCCGGCGTGCCGCAGGGGCTCAACGGCCTGGCCAACCAGAGCGCGCTCTACCACCAGGCCGACCCGGCCCGGATCGGTGCCGCGGCCGGGCTGCTGCGCACGTTCATGTATCTCGGCGCGATCGTCGCCGCGGCCGCCAACGGTGCGTTCTTCGCACACGGCGCCGACACCACGGGGCTGCACCGGCTGGCCCTGTTCCTGCTCGTCGTCGCCGCGCTGTTGCTCGCGGCGACGGTCGCCGACCGCTCACTCGGTCGGGTCGGCACGAAGAAAGGTTGA
- a CDS encoding TatD family hydrolase translates to MTEQPNESRQQRAARRAGEFPAPPLPLAVPVADSHTHIDITVSEASGGGRDVFGPDPVSGAIAAAANAGVDRLVQVGVDVESSRWGLAKAREHSAVVATVALHPNEAPRLPNLDEALRIIEGLAADERVRGIGETGLDTFRTGAEGRPAQEASFRAHIAIAKRYGKALVIHDRDAHADVLRVLDEEGAPDTVVLHCFSGDEQFATECVRRGYLLSFAGTVTFGSATALRAAAVVTPPDQMLVETDAPYLTPVPYRGRPNASYLIPLTVRALAEAKGVDVDELCTAISGATERAFGHW, encoded by the coding sequence ATGACCGAGCAACCGAACGAGTCGCGCCAGCAGCGCGCCGCACGCCGCGCCGGCGAGTTTCCGGCACCACCGCTCCCGCTGGCGGTGCCGGTGGCCGACAGCCATACGCACATCGACATCACCGTGTCGGAGGCGAGCGGCGGCGGGCGTGACGTGTTCGGGCCCGATCCGGTGTCCGGCGCGATCGCCGCGGCCGCCAACGCCGGCGTCGACCGGCTCGTCCAGGTCGGCGTCGACGTCGAGTCGTCGCGCTGGGGGCTGGCCAAGGCCCGCGAGCACTCCGCCGTCGTGGCGACCGTCGCGCTGCACCCCAACGAGGCGCCGCGGCTGCCCAACCTCGACGAGGCGTTGCGGATCATCGAAGGGCTGGCCGCCGACGAGCGGGTGCGCGGGATCGGCGAGACCGGCCTCGACACGTTCCGCACCGGCGCCGAGGGGCGGCCGGCCCAGGAGGCCAGCTTCCGGGCGCACATCGCGATCGCTAAGCGCTACGGCAAGGCCCTGGTGATCCACGACCGGGACGCGCACGCCGACGTGCTGCGGGTGCTCGACGAGGAGGGCGCACCGGACACGGTGGTGCTGCACTGCTTCTCGGGTGACGAGCAATTCGCGACCGAGTGTGTACGCCGCGGCTATCTGCTCTCCTTCGCCGGCACCGTGACCTTCGGCAGCGCGACCGCGTTGCGCGCCGCGGCCGTGGTCACCCCGCCCGACCAGATGCTCGTCGAGACCGACGCCCCCTACCTGACCCCGGTGCCCTACCGCGGGCGGCCGAACGCGTCGTATCTGATCCCGCTGACCGTGCGGGCGCTGGCCGAGGCCAAGGGCGTCGACGTCGACGAGCTGTGCACGGCGATCTCCGGTGCCACCGAACGTGCGTTCGGTCACTGGTAG